The following proteins are encoded in a genomic region of Hymenobacter siberiensis:
- a CDS encoding NUDIX hydrolase: protein MNIFINDIPLVIKKLSEKVYKHKFDLILSPDDDFTSKDLVGDVLVRDAGPLFVDRLLRLMEVKKLKKLKSLTMLVKKKKFITLHFKDQFKIAKAGGGLVVKGDQVLMIYRLGKWDLPKGKLKSDEDQAAGALREVEEETNIKLELGEELPSTWHSYAYKGNKMLKKTSWFLMKCLDDSLMKPQTEEYIEEVRWMSPQEALTKLEDSYASIALVVRHYLSNMAGKPTKEPATGK, encoded by the coding sequence ATGAACATTTTCATCAACGATATTCCGCTGGTTATCAAGAAACTCAGCGAAAAAGTGTACAAGCACAAGTTTGACCTCATTCTCAGCCCCGACGACGACTTTACGTCCAAGGACCTGGTGGGCGATGTGCTGGTGCGCGACGCCGGTCCGCTGTTTGTCGACCGCCTGCTGCGCCTGATGGAAGTGAAGAAGCTGAAAAAGCTGAAATCGCTGACCATGCTGGTCAAAAAGAAGAAATTCATCACCCTGCACTTCAAAGACCAGTTCAAAATTGCCAAGGCTGGCGGCGGGCTGGTGGTGAAAGGCGACCAGGTGCTGATGATTTATCGTCTCGGCAAATGGGACCTGCCCAAGGGCAAGCTCAAGAGCGATGAGGACCAGGCCGCTGGCGCCCTGCGCGAAGTGGAAGAGGAAACGAACATTAAGCTGGAGCTCGGTGAGGAATTGCCCAGTACCTGGCACAGCTACGCCTACAAAGGCAACAAGATGCTGAAGAAAACCAGCTGGTTCCTCATGAAGTGCCTCGATGACAGCCTGATGAAGCCCCAGACCGAGGAGTACATCGAGGAAGTGCGTTGGATGTCGCCGCAGGAAGCCCTGACCAAGCTGGAAGATTCGTACGCCTCCATTGCGCTGGTGGTGCGCCACTACCTCAGCAACATGGCCGGCAAGCCCACCAAAGAGCCGGCAACGGGTAAATAA
- a CDS encoding metallophosphoesterase family protein has protein sequence MTRIGLLSDTHGYLDERIAHHLRDCDEIWHAGDFGDSRVVDELEALAPRFRGVYGNIDGTDVRRSQPLVQDFELEGLRVLITHIGGYPGHYAPAARPLLDSTRPGLFITGHSHILRVMPDPRRHLLHLNPGAAGRHGFHQVRTLLRFGIEAGKVVDLQAVELGKRGSSGSHCEGNAA, from the coding sequence ATGACACGTATTGGCCTGCTTTCCGACACCCACGGCTACCTCGACGAGCGAATTGCGCATCATCTGCGCGACTGCGACGAAATATGGCACGCCGGCGATTTCGGCGATTCCCGCGTGGTGGACGAATTGGAGGCCTTAGCGCCGCGCTTCCGGGGCGTGTACGGCAATATCGACGGCACGGACGTGCGAAGGTCCCAACCCCTGGTTCAAGACTTTGAGCTTGAGGGGCTGCGGGTTTTAATTACCCACATTGGCGGCTACCCCGGGCACTACGCCCCTGCTGCCCGGCCCCTGCTCGACAGCACGCGGCCGGGGCTGTTCATCACCGGGCACTCGCACATTCTGCGGGTAATGCCCGACCCCCGGCGGCACCTGCTGCACCTGAACCCCGGCGCGGCCGGCCGGCACGGCTTCCACCAGGTTCGCACGCTGCTGCGCTTTGGCATTGAGGCGGGCAAGGTGGTGGATTTGCAGGCCGTGGAGCTGGGCAAGCGCGGCAGCTCCGGTTCCCACTGTGAAGGGAACGCAGCGTAG